In Musa acuminata AAA Group cultivar baxijiao chromosome BXJ2-10, Cavendish_Baxijiao_AAA, whole genome shotgun sequence, a genomic segment contains:
- the LOC103968458 gene encoding protein PAL OF QUIRKY translates to MVGTSATSLSSCASLDDVSVVPTEPVKLLCSYGGKILPRRPDGRLRYVGGHTRVVAVRRSISFLELQVKLRELCGWGAVSLRCQLPTEDMDALVSVTSDEDLANLVEEYDLASRDRRSSPLKIRAFLFLLRASEPSCRSPVDPVAAAERCVRQASMREKLHSWCEKPDASAAAAGDLRVHGHQHYHHGHGTPRSCNHLVHHGRHWQ, encoded by the exons ATGGTTGGGACCTCTGCCACCTCGCTCTCCTCTTGCGCTTCCTTGGACGACGTCTCGGTCGTGCCCACGGAACCGGTGAAGCTCCTCTGCAGCTACGGCGGCAAGATTCTCCCACGTCGCCCCGACGGCAGGCTCCGCTACGTGGGCGGTCACACCCGCGTCGTCGCCGTCCGCAGATCCATCTCCTTCTTAG AGCTGCAGGTGAAGCTGAGGGAGTTGTGCGGGTGGGGCGCGGTGAGCCTCCGGTGCCAACTGCCAACGGAGGACATGGACGCCCTGGTCTCCGTCACCTCCGACGAGGACCTCGCCAACCTCGTCGAGGAATACGACCTAGCGAGCCGAGACCGCCGGTCTTCCCCTCTAAAGATCCGAGccttccttttcctcctccgTGCCTCAGAACCTTCTTGCAGAAGTCCCGTCGATCCGGTCGCAGCCGCCGAGCGTTGCGTCCGCCAGGCCTCTATGCGGGAGAAGTTGCATAGCTGGTGCGAGAAGCCCGACGCAtctgccgccgccgccggagaTCTTCGAGTGCACGGCCACCAACACTACCATCATGGCCACGGCACCCCGAGGTCATGCAACCATCTCGTGCACCACGGAAGACACTGGCAATGA
- the LOC135624962 gene encoding uncharacterized protein LOC135624962 isoform X2 has product MVMASPESRHVPPITNKGEDIIGNANAEGCLLSLRHPQSGKPACYLLREGYLQELQWFKQSYGSWFLGDYVCEDGSLYISTPIDPIFVLLPIFEEARMKKASDQGVFRQLDEILYVDGYPGYQHLFSVAKDTMNMVCEVKEIGSSKFFRLDNSRVLAWLCCKVQHLKATLLELDKNYTAQEEGETLKDVISILGEYVKDEPWLMLLCSHLKLDIEETHKETTKTMTGQIFLENNSESCHTFQSKVENGRSMTSNRRQSKRPKTETNSQNIKDMFRRVTRKGTS; this is encoded by the exons ATGGTTATGGCCTCACCTGAGAGTAGGCATG TACCTCCCATTACAAACAAAGGGGAAGATATAATTGGAAATGCAAATGCAGAAGGATGTTTATTATCTTTACGTCATCCACAATCAG GAAAACCAGCATGTTACCTTCTCAGGGAAGGTTATCTTCAAGAACTGCAGTGGTTTAAGCAGTCTTATGGCTCTTGGtttctgggagactatgtttgtgaag ATGGCAGCCTATATATTTCTACTCCAATTGACCCCATATTTGTCCTTTTGCCAATATTTGAGGAAGCTCGTATGAAG AAGGCAAGTGATCAAGGGGTGTTTAGACAATTGGATGAAATTCTGTATGTTGATGGCTATCCGggttatcagcatcttttttctGTGGCAAAAGATACCATGAATATGGTTTGTGAAGTGAAAG AAATTGGATCCTCAAAGTTCTTCAGACTTGATAATTCAAGGGTCCTGGCTTGGTTGTGTTGTAAG GTACAACACTTAAAAGCAACATTGTTAGAATTGGACAAAAACTACACTGCTCAAGAAGAAGGGGAAACAT TGAAGGATGTTATCTCAATCTTGGGTGAGTATGTGAAGGATGAGCCTTGGTTGATGCTGCTTTGCAGTCACTTGAA GTTGGATATTGAAGAAACACACAAGGAAACAACAAAAACCATGACAGGCCAAATTTTCCTTGAGAATAATTCAGAATCTTGTCATACTTTTCAG AGTAAAGTAGAGAATGGAAGGAGCATGACAAGCAATAGAAGACAATCAAAGAGACCAAAAACAGAAACCAATTCGCAGAACATTAAAGACATGTTCCGCAGGGTTACGAGAAAGGGTACATCATGA
- the LOC135624962 gene encoding uncharacterized protein LOC135624962 isoform X1, producing MAWCEGVEAPRLLIAPLPPITNKGEDIIGNANAEGCLLSLRHPQSGKPACYLLREGYLQELQWFKQSYGSWFLGDYVCEDGSLYISTPIDPIFVLLPIFEEARMKKASDQGVFRQLDEILYVDGYPGYQHLFSVAKDTMNMVCEVKEIGSSKFFRLDNSRVLAWLCCKVQHLKATLLELDKNYTAQEEGETLKDVISILGEYVKDEPWLMLLCSHLKLDIEETHKETTKTMTGQIFLENNSESCHTFQSKVENGRSMTSNRRQSKRPKTETNSQNIKDMFRRVTRKGTS from the exons ATGGCGTGGTGCGAAGGAGTGGAGGCGCCCCGTCTCCTGATCGCCCCCT TACCTCCCATTACAAACAAAGGGGAAGATATAATTGGAAATGCAAATGCAGAAGGATGTTTATTATCTTTACGTCATCCACAATCAG GAAAACCAGCATGTTACCTTCTCAGGGAAGGTTATCTTCAAGAACTGCAGTGGTTTAAGCAGTCTTATGGCTCTTGGtttctgggagactatgtttgtgaag ATGGCAGCCTATATATTTCTACTCCAATTGACCCCATATTTGTCCTTTTGCCAATATTTGAGGAAGCTCGTATGAAG AAGGCAAGTGATCAAGGGGTGTTTAGACAATTGGATGAAATTCTGTATGTTGATGGCTATCCGggttatcagcatcttttttctGTGGCAAAAGATACCATGAATATGGTTTGTGAAGTGAAAG AAATTGGATCCTCAAAGTTCTTCAGACTTGATAATTCAAGGGTCCTGGCTTGGTTGTGTTGTAAG GTACAACACTTAAAAGCAACATTGTTAGAATTGGACAAAAACTACACTGCTCAAGAAGAAGGGGAAACAT TGAAGGATGTTATCTCAATCTTGGGTGAGTATGTGAAGGATGAGCCTTGGTTGATGCTGCTTTGCAGTCACTTGAA GTTGGATATTGAAGAAACACACAAGGAAACAACAAAAACCATGACAGGCCAAATTTTCCTTGAGAATAATTCAGAATCTTGTCATACTTTTCAG AGTAAAGTAGAGAATGGAAGGAGCATGACAAGCAATAGAAGACAATCAAAGAGACCAAAAACAGAAACCAATTCGCAGAACATTAAAGACATGTTCCGCAGGGTTACGAGAAAGGGTACATCATGA
- the LOC135624962 gene encoding uncharacterized protein LOC135624962 isoform X3, producing MAWCEGVEAPRLLIAPLPPITNKGEDIIGNANAEGCLLSLRHPQSGKPACYLLREGYLQELQWFKQSYGSWFLGDYVCEDGSLYISTPIDPIFVLLPIFEEARMKKASDQGVFRQLDEILYVDGYPGYQHLFSVAKDTMNMVCEVKEIGSSKFFRLDNSRVLAWLCCKVQHLKATLLELDKNYTAQEEGETLKDVISILGEYVKDEPWLMLLCSHLKYFWKTQQTPLFHELTCYLSAKVLLNDWCVV from the exons ATGGCGTGGTGCGAAGGAGTGGAGGCGCCCCGTCTCCTGATCGCCCCCT TACCTCCCATTACAAACAAAGGGGAAGATATAATTGGAAATGCAAATGCAGAAGGATGTTTATTATCTTTACGTCATCCACAATCAG GAAAACCAGCATGTTACCTTCTCAGGGAAGGTTATCTTCAAGAACTGCAGTGGTTTAAGCAGTCTTATGGCTCTTGGtttctgggagactatgtttgtgaag ATGGCAGCCTATATATTTCTACTCCAATTGACCCCATATTTGTCCTTTTGCCAATATTTGAGGAAGCTCGTATGAAG AAGGCAAGTGATCAAGGGGTGTTTAGACAATTGGATGAAATTCTGTATGTTGATGGCTATCCGggttatcagcatcttttttctGTGGCAAAAGATACCATGAATATGGTTTGTGAAGTGAAAG AAATTGGATCCTCAAAGTTCTTCAGACTTGATAATTCAAGGGTCCTGGCTTGGTTGTGTTGTAAG GTACAACACTTAAAAGCAACATTGTTAGAATTGGACAAAAACTACACTGCTCAAGAAGAAGGGGAAACAT TGAAGGATGTTATCTCAATCTTGGGTGAGTATGTGAAGGATGAGCCTTGGTTGATGCTGCTTTGCAGTCACTTGAA GTACTTCTGGAAGACCCAGCAGACTCCTCTTTTCCACGAACTGACCTGCTACTTGTCTGCTAAGGTTCTTCTGAACGATTGGTGTGTTGTCTGA